GGACCTGGTTTGAGAAAGAACAAGAAATGATCTTCTCGCGAACCTGGCAATTCGCCGGTTTCGTAGAAGATCTCAGTGAACCGGGCCAGTATCTTACCGTCCAGGCCGGGTTGAATAATATCCTGGTGGTAGTAGGAAATGACAGAAAACTACACGCATATCATAACATTTGCAGACATCGAGGCACCCAATTACTCCGGGCGGTGGGGAAGACAAAAAAGGTCATTACCTGCCCTTACCACGATTGGGCCTATGCTGTCGAGGACGGCCGCCTGCTTACCGTACCCAACGAGAGGAGAGAATTCCCTGATTTGGATAAGTCGTGTCTGGGGTTGAAACCGGCTTCAGTAGGGGTCTGGCGCGGTATGATCTGGGTTCATCCAGAACCGAATGCAATTTCACTCTCCGAGTGGTTTGGACCGGTAGAGTCCGATTTGGGTCCTCATCAGGTAGAATATCTAGTTGAGTATCCGGAGGCGGCAACCACGACGGATATTCACGCGAACTGGAAAATTGTGGTTGAGAATTACATTGATGTCTATCATCTATCTCACCTCCATTCGGGAACTTTGTCCATGTACGATCACGCCAAGGCGGAGTATC
This Gammaproteobacteria bacterium DNA region includes the following protein-coding sequences:
- a CDS encoding aromatic ring-hydroxylating dioxygenase subunit alpha; translated protein: MHKLPVETYTSRTWFEKEQEMIFSRTWQFAGFVEDLSEPGQYLTVQAGLNNILVVVGNDRKLHAYHNICRHRGTQLLRAVGKTKKVITCPYHDWAYAVEDGRLLTVPNERREFPDLDKSCLGLKPASVGVWRGMIWVHPEPNAISLSEWFGPVESDLGPHQVEYLVEYPEAATTTDIHANWKIVVENYIDVYHLSHLHSGTLSMYDHAKAEYRFVGPHYVFWEPLARHYAVDVEKKAPLPLFDEIPSERLGAWVPMLFPNLGLAETECTWSTFHIIPLAPDMTRVQTRTKVKNASGWRFTTQWWRSGTFWAQRTSPKVKGDPVHDPLASGDFMAEDVYVCEQQQRSLRSPYFEVGPAAHYGESPIIAFQQTVLNWLKREQ